One genomic segment of Rhizobium gallicum bv. gallicum R602sp includes these proteins:
- the pdxH gene encoding pyridoxamine 5'-phosphate oxidase yields MSANELISGDFTERDEPFKLFAEWLKDAEGSEINDPNAVALATVDEDGLPNVRMVLLKGFDSDGFVFYTNFESQKGREILGQKKAAMCFHWKTLRRQVRVRGPVEIVTEEEADAYFQTRARGSRIGAWASKQSRPLESRFALERAVAEYTARYAIGEIPRPPYWSGFRIKPVSIEFWKDQNFRLHDRIEFRRKAPEGDWQKIRMYP; encoded by the coding sequence ATGTCGGCAAATGAGTTAATAAGCGGTGACTTCACCGAGCGCGACGAGCCGTTCAAGCTTTTCGCGGAATGGCTAAAAGATGCCGAGGGTTCCGAGATAAACGATCCGAATGCGGTAGCGCTTGCGACGGTCGATGAAGATGGCCTTCCCAATGTCCGCATGGTTCTCCTGAAGGGATTCGATAGCGACGGATTCGTCTTCTACACCAATTTCGAGAGTCAGAAAGGCCGCGAAATCTTGGGGCAGAAAAAAGCGGCCATGTGTTTTCACTGGAAAACGCTGCGACGGCAAGTGCGCGTGCGCGGTCCTGTGGAAATCGTGACCGAGGAGGAAGCCGACGCTTATTTCCAGACGCGCGCCCGCGGCAGCCGCATCGGCGCCTGGGCATCCAAGCAGTCCCGTCCGCTGGAAAGCCGTTTTGCGCTGGAAAGAGCCGTGGCCGAATATACGGCGCGCTATGCCATCGGCGAAATCCCGCGGCCGCCCTACTGGTCGGGTTTCCGCATCAAGCCGGTTTCGATCGAATTCTGGAAGGACCAGAACTTCCGCCTGCACGACCGCATCGAATTCCGCCGCAAGGCCCCGGAAGGCGATTGGCAAAAGATCAGGATGTATCCTTAA
- a CDS encoding DnaJ C-terminal domain-containing protein: MRDPYKILGVPQDAGTDEIKAAWRNMAKAVHPDHNQGDPTATARFAEVGRAYETLKDPKKRSLFDTAARMAEARMNGETIMQQRQAAREAAVRARAAQANAERVMEELARANAQKAAKAAAEAAKQQHFSPESAEDMVVRIFGAQAKAASAGATAHPQANAGKRTEAEAGKLEAEAVKPEEESTETIAAAGGILQPLSILTSLVRRFTGSAPAPEKAPDQSAQVTVTIEDVLKGSWTTVQLGEGREASFALSAGTREGLQVRLKSQGYKLPNMQRGDAVVSIHIASDARFTVDGFDLRTVLPVTIENAVLGTEARIDGPNGPVEVTVPAWSGSDKTIRISGQGLPDDTGGKGDLIVELRIMLWEKPDDKVTDLMRSMREGLFL; this comes from the coding sequence ATGCGCGATCCTTACAAGATTTTGGGCGTTCCTCAGGACGCAGGGACAGACGAGATCAAGGCGGCCTGGCGCAACATGGCCAAGGCCGTTCATCCGGATCACAACCAGGGCGATCCGACCGCAACGGCTCGTTTCGCCGAGGTCGGTCGTGCCTATGAGACATTGAAGGACCCCAAGAAGCGCAGCCTTTTCGATACGGCCGCACGGATGGCAGAGGCGCGAATGAATGGCGAGACGATCATGCAGCAGCGCCAGGCGGCTCGCGAGGCGGCAGTCCGTGCGAGGGCCGCGCAGGCGAATGCCGAACGGGTGATGGAAGAACTCGCCCGCGCCAACGCGCAGAAGGCTGCGAAGGCCGCCGCCGAGGCGGCAAAACAGCAGCACTTCAGCCCGGAATCCGCCGAAGACATGGTCGTGCGCATTTTTGGCGCGCAGGCCAAGGCTGCAAGCGCCGGCGCGACGGCTCATCCACAGGCAAATGCCGGCAAGCGGACAGAGGCGGAGGCAGGCAAACTCGAAGCGGAAGCTGTAAAGCCCGAGGAAGAAAGCACGGAGACGATTGCGGCCGCTGGCGGCATTCTCCAGCCCTTGAGCATTCTGACATCGCTTGTGCGCCGCTTTACCGGCAGCGCGCCCGCACCTGAAAAGGCACCGGATCAATCCGCACAGGTAACGGTCACGATCGAGGACGTATTGAAGGGCAGCTGGACCACGGTGCAGCTCGGCGAGGGCCGCGAGGCAAGCTTCGCATTGTCGGCCGGGACACGGGAAGGCCTTCAGGTCCGGCTGAAGAGCCAAGGCTACAAGCTGCCGAACATGCAGCGAGGCGACGCGGTCGTCAGCATCCACATCGCATCCGATGCGCGTTTCACCGTCGACGGCTTCGACCTGCGTACCGTGCTGCCGGTGACGATCGAGAATGCCGTCCTTGGAACCGAAGCGCGCATCGACGGGCCGAACGGGCCGGTCGAGGTCACCGTTCCCGCCTGGTCAGGATCCGACAAGACGATCCGAATCTCCGGCCAGGGCCTGCCCGACGACACAGGCGGAAAGGGCGACCTGATCGTCGAGCTGCGCATTATGTTGTGGGAAAAGCCGGATGATAAGGTCACGGATCTCATGAGAAGCATGCGCGAAGGGCTGTTTCTGTGA
- a CDS encoding histidine phosphatase family protein, protein MLIYVVRHGQTDWNAERRLQGQKDIPLNVIGREQARLNGIDMAEIVRVEAIPFDFVASPLQRTRETMEIMRTAMGLPPKDYRSDDRLVEVSFGDWEGFTIRELKATQRDRIIERNINKWDFIPPGDYAESYEIMSWRIRSWLNSVERPTVCVTHGGVIRSLFKMIADLPKHEAAEGEIPQDRILKIDTAKRLIGWI, encoded by the coding sequence TTGCTCATCTATGTGGTCCGACATGGTCAGACCGACTGGAACGCTGAACGCCGTCTGCAAGGCCAGAAGGATATTCCGCTGAATGTCATCGGCCGCGAACAGGCGCGGCTGAACGGCATCGACATGGCCGAGATTGTCAGGGTAGAAGCCATTCCCTTCGATTTCGTCGCAAGCCCGCTCCAGCGCACGCGCGAGACGATGGAGATCATGCGCACGGCAATGGGCCTGCCGCCCAAGGACTACCGCAGCGACGACCGGCTGGTCGAAGTTTCCTTCGGCGACTGGGAAGGCTTCACCATCCGGGAACTGAAGGCGACCCAGCGCGATCGCATCATCGAGCGCAATATCAACAAATGGGATTTCATCCCGCCTGGCGACTATGCCGAAAGCTACGAAATCATGTCGTGGCGCATCCGCTCATGGTTGAATTCCGTCGAGCGCCCAACCGTTTGCGTCACGCATGGCGGCGTCATCCGCAGCCTCTTCAAGATGATCGCCGATCTGCCGAAGCACGAGGCTGCCGAGGGGGAAATTCCGCAGGACCGAATCTTGAAGATCGACACTGCGAAAAGACTGATCGGCTGGATATAG
- a CDS encoding bifunctional diguanylate cyclase/phosphodiesterase, translated as MLFRLGANIQLRRVLKNTWVSLLVSTLVAFVVVVVGFTLDRANTAAYLRELQIRTENETNLIRARMAAQINMDVTVVRDLSNMISVSAKAGDEEMARQINWLLIQNPHFVSIAVAPDFVVGNVFPPQSGKSRIGKDVREKLMLRQSVGRNTGDQQARFYGPVKIGSGRDAFAIFFPIFIKENGQRKIWGAVEVTIDQDMFYENTGLKPARNSENQERYPHLDHLSIAVRDLGTVAEQRALPFFGSADVLDKQPFRRNITFAGGRWELSAVPTTGWNKAPPNQLQLRLIIIAAGCVIIVPIFLATLLLGERTRNVNELEARETKLLELSQRLNLALDSSNIGIWELQDHGHSLYWDTRASGLHGQPAGEGSHPLESWLEAIVAADRPIAETHFFNCSLAGTSCTAQYRIRLSDGRIRYLRSVGSFYTDAGGTGRTIGIVADVTADAEAADMLRKAKENSDIKNAELELALDELSRRETQLAELSTRLDLALDSYQCGIWETTLGTAGSVWDERMHELYGLEPRQGFMPQDVWLSCIHPEDRGFALESARHFKQLGDKHTLICRVPAEDGSIRYIRSTGKVHQTATGQLKLIGVALDVTEDALLTAELKAAKDEAVAKNIELELAKNRIEHNSLHDPLTALANRRKLDIALENLTASSRSQRQKFAILHIDLDRFKQINDTLGHAAGDAMLVHASKVLSKNVRGSDVVARIGGDEFVILALDASDEEMAALAGRIIEEMRQPVDFQGFPCRCGVSIGIALANGIHVDARKVLINADIALYRAKSLGRNRYEFFNQNLQADIINSKRIADEILAGIENGEFTAWYQPQFCARTMRLTGVEALVRWNHPAHGLLTPDKFLRIADEINVVQALDRIVLETALKDKMRWAALGVSVPQVSVNVSARRLHDGSLFESLSDLQIRPGELSFELVESIFLDESEDVAAHNLDRIKALGIDIEIDDFGTGHTSIVSLLKLKPKRLKIDRQLVQPILNSPQERALVSSIIDIARSLGVETVAEGIETISHADMLRDLGCDLLQGYAFSRPLSFDDFTAAAADGAAWRIAS; from the coding sequence TTGCTTTTCCGGCTAGGCGCCAACATTCAATTGCGGCGGGTACTCAAGAATACCTGGGTTTCACTGCTGGTTTCGACTCTCGTCGCATTTGTGGTCGTTGTGGTCGGCTTCACGCTCGACCGTGCGAATACTGCGGCCTATCTGCGAGAGCTGCAGATCCGCACAGAAAACGAGACGAACCTCATTCGCGCGCGCATGGCGGCACAGATCAATATGGACGTTACCGTTGTCCGCGATCTGTCCAACATGATTTCCGTGAGCGCGAAAGCCGGCGATGAAGAAATGGCGCGCCAGATCAATTGGCTGCTCATCCAAAATCCCCATTTCGTCAGCATCGCCGTCGCACCCGATTTCGTCGTCGGCAACGTCTTCCCGCCGCAGTCCGGCAAGAGCCGCATCGGCAAGGATGTGCGTGAAAAGCTGATGCTGCGCCAGTCCGTCGGGCGCAATACGGGAGACCAGCAGGCGCGTTTTTACGGCCCGGTCAAGATCGGCAGCGGAAGGGATGCCTTCGCGATCTTCTTTCCGATCTTCATCAAGGAGAACGGGCAGCGCAAGATCTGGGGTGCCGTCGAAGTCACGATCGACCAGGATATGTTTTACGAAAACACTGGCCTCAAACCCGCGCGCAATAGCGAAAACCAGGAACGCTACCCGCATCTCGACCATCTTTCGATCGCGGTGCGCGACCTGGGGACTGTGGCCGAGCAACGCGCCCTTCCCTTCTTCGGCAGCGCCGATGTGCTCGACAAGCAGCCGTTCCGCCGCAATATCACCTTCGCGGGCGGGCGCTGGGAGCTTTCGGCCGTGCCCACGACCGGATGGAACAAAGCTCCGCCGAACCAGCTTCAGCTTCGCTTGATCATCATCGCGGCCGGCTGCGTCATCATCGTGCCGATCTTCCTCGCGACCCTGCTTCTTGGCGAGCGCACCCGCAATGTCAACGAGCTCGAGGCCCGCGAAACGAAGCTGCTCGAACTTTCGCAGCGGCTGAACCTGGCGCTGGATTCTTCCAATATCGGCATCTGGGAACTGCAGGATCACGGCCACAGCCTTTACTGGGACACGCGCGCCTCGGGCCTTCACGGCCAGCCTGCCGGCGAAGGCAGTCATCCGCTTGAAAGCTGGCTCGAGGCAATCGTGGCGGCAGACCGGCCAATCGCCGAGACGCACTTTTTCAACTGCAGCCTGGCAGGCACGTCCTGCACGGCACAGTACCGTATCAGGCTTTCGGACGGCCGCATCCGGTATCTGCGCTCGGTGGGCTCCTTCTACACGGATGCGGGCGGTACCGGCAGGACGATCGGCATCGTCGCGGACGTGACTGCAGACGCGGAGGCAGCCGATATGCTGCGCAAGGCAAAAGAAAACAGCGATATCAAGAATGCCGAGCTGGAACTGGCGCTGGACGAGCTCTCCCGGCGCGAGACGCAGCTTGCCGAACTTTCAACCCGACTCGATCTGGCGCTCGATTCCTATCAGTGCGGCATCTGGGAAACGACGCTCGGCACGGCCGGCTCGGTCTGGGACGAACGCATGCACGAGCTCTACGGGCTGGAACCACGGCAGGGATTCATGCCCCAGGATGTTTGGCTTTCCTGCATTCATCCGGAAGATCGTGGTTTTGCGCTCGAAAGCGCACGGCATTTCAAGCAGCTCGGCGACAAGCACACGCTCATTTGCCGCGTGCCGGCCGAGGACGGCAGCATTCGCTACATCCGCTCGACCGGCAAAGTGCACCAGACGGCGACAGGTCAGCTGAAGCTCATTGGCGTCGCGCTCGACGTCACGGAAGATGCGCTGCTGACCGCCGAGCTGAAGGCAGCGAAGGACGAAGCGGTTGCCAAGAATATCGAGCTCGAACTTGCCAAGAATCGTATCGAGCACAATTCGCTGCATGATCCGCTGACGGCACTGGCCAACCGCCGCAAGCTCGACATCGCGCTCGAAAACCTGACGGCCAGCAGCCGATCGCAGCGGCAGAAATTCGCAATCCTCCACATCGACCTCGACCGTTTCAAGCAGATCAACGACACGCTCGGCCACGCAGCCGGGGACGCGATGCTGGTGCATGCGTCGAAGGTTCTTTCGAAGAATGTCCGTGGCAGCGATGTCGTCGCGCGCATCGGCGGCGACGAGTTCGTCATCCTCGCACTCGATGCCAGCGACGAGGAGATGGCCGCGCTGGCGGGTCGGATCATCGAAGAAATGCGCCAGCCCGTCGATTTCCAGGGCTTCCCTTGCCGCTGCGGCGTTTCGATCGGCATCGCGCTTGCCAACGGCATCCATGTCGACGCGCGCAAGGTGCTGATCAACGCCGATATCGCCCTCTACCGCGCAAAGAGCCTGGGCCGGAACCGCTACGAATTCTTCAACCAGAACCTACAGGCCGACATCATCAACAGCAAGCGCATCGCCGACGAGATCCTTGCCGGCATCGAGAATGGCGAATTCACCGCCTGGTATCAGCCGCAATTTTGCGCGCGGACAATGCGGCTCACCGGTGTCGAAGCGCTGGTGCGCTGGAACCACCCGGCCCACGGCCTGCTGACGCCGGACAAGTTCCTGCGCATCGCCGACGAGATCAACGTGGTGCAGGCGCTGGACCGCATCGTTCTCGAAACCGCTCTGAAGGACAAGATGCGCTGGGCAGCACTCGGCGTTTCAGTGCCGCAGGTCTCCGTCAATGTTTCAGCGCGGCGGCTGCATGACGGTAGCCTCTTCGAATCGCTGAGCGACCTGCAGATACGCCCGGGCGAGCTTTCATTCGAACTGGTGGAATCCATCTTCCTCGACGAAAGCGAAGATGTGGCGGCTCACAACCTCGACCGCATCAAGGCGCTCGGCATCGACATCGAAATCGACGATTTCGGCACCGGCCATACATCGATCGTCAGCCTGTTGAAGCTGAAGCCGAAACGGCTCAAGATCGACCGCCAACTCGTGCAGCCGATCCTCAACTCCCCGCAGGAGCGCGCACTGGTAAGCTCGATCATCGACATCGCCCGCTCGCTCGGCGTCGAAACGGTGGCGGAAGGGATCGAGACGATCTCGCATGCCGATATGCTGCGCGATCTTGGCTGCGACCTGCTGCAGGGCTACGCCTTCTCCCGTCCCCTCTCCTTCGACGACTTCACGGCCGCCGCAGCCGATGGTGCGGCATGGCGGATCGCTTCCTGA
- a CDS encoding RT0821/Lpp0805 family surface protein produces the protein MEVIAKSNRHTKGLLCRCATLFVIGAAMLPLSGCMTGGFDFLSDSKVDRSVATGTVPQTPPSTDTLSDEMTVRNAVTSADIQRMAGQPLPWANSSTGSAGVIDTIVENNDQGQVCRQFRTTRHSYAGIAKFYGKTCLVGGGNWQLLSFQPEG, from the coding sequence GTGGAAGTCATAGCAAAGTCAAATCGCCATACAAAGGGCCTGCTGTGCCGTTGCGCCACGTTGTTCGTCATCGGCGCGGCGATGCTGCCGCTTTCTGGCTGCATGACGGGCGGTTTTGACTTCCTGAGCGATTCGAAGGTGGACCGTTCGGTTGCCACCGGAACCGTGCCGCAGACGCCGCCGAGCACCGATACGCTTTCCGACGAAATGACGGTTCGCAACGCGGTCACCTCTGCCGACATCCAGAGGATGGCCGGCCAGCCGCTGCCCTGGGCGAATTCCTCCACCGGCAGCGCCGGCGTCATCGACACGATCGTCGAAAACAACGATCAGGGCCAGGTCTGCCGCCAGTTCCGCACGACGCGGCACTCCTATGCCGGCATTGCCAAGTTCTACGGCAAGACCTGCCTCGTCGGCGGCGGCAACTGGCAACTGCTGAGCTTCCAGCCGGAAGGCTGA
- the aroC gene encoding chorismate synthase produces MSHNTFGHLFRVTTWGESHGPALGCVVDGCPPGLRFKLEDIQAWLDKRKPGQSRFVTQRREADLVKVLSGVMLDADGETMTTTGTPIAMMIENTDQRSKDYGEIARQYRPGHADYTYDVKYGIRDYRGGGRSSARETAARVAAGGIARLVVPNMRVHGALVQIGKHKINRQNWDWDQVNQNPFFSPDAEIVPVWEEYLDGIRKNGSSIGAVVEVVAEGVPAGLGAPIYAKLDQDIASLLMSINAVKGVEIGNGFGAAEITGEENADEMRMGNDGKPLFLSNHAGGILGGISTGQPVIARFAIKPTSSILTERRSIDADGNNVDIRTKGRHDPCVGIRAVPIGEAMVACAIADHYLRDRGQTGRLK; encoded by the coding sequence ATGTCGCATAATACATTCGGTCATCTCTTCCGCGTGACAACCTGGGGCGAGAGCCACGGCCCGGCGCTCGGCTGCGTCGTCGACGGCTGCCCTCCCGGCCTGCGCTTCAAGCTGGAAGACATCCAGGCCTGGCTCGACAAGCGCAAGCCCGGCCAGTCGCGTTTCGTGACGCAGCGCCGCGAGGCGGACCTGGTGAAGGTGCTGTCCGGCGTGATGCTGGATGCCGACGGCGAGACGATGACTACGACCGGAACGCCGATCGCGATGATGATCGAGAACACGGACCAGCGTTCCAAGGATTACGGCGAGATTGCCCGGCAATACCGCCCCGGCCACGCCGACTATACCTATGACGTCAAATACGGCATCCGCGACTATCGCGGCGGCGGCCGCTCCTCCGCTCGCGAGACCGCGGCACGTGTCGCTGCCGGCGGAATTGCCCGTCTCGTCGTGCCGAACATGAGAGTTCACGGAGCTCTCGTGCAGATCGGCAAGCACAAGATCAACCGCCAGAACTGGGACTGGGATCAGGTTAACCAGAATCCCTTCTTCTCGCCGGATGCTGAGATCGTCCCCGTATGGGAGGAATATCTTGACGGCATCCGCAAGAACGGCTCCTCAATCGGCGCCGTCGTCGAAGTCGTGGCTGAAGGTGTTCCAGCCGGGCTCGGTGCGCCCATCTATGCCAAGCTCGACCAGGACATCGCCTCGCTGCTGATGTCGATCAATGCCGTAAAGGGCGTCGAGATAGGCAATGGGTTCGGTGCCGCCGAGATCACCGGCGAAGAAAACGCCGACGAGATGCGCATGGGCAATGACGGCAAGCCGCTGTTTCTTTCCAACCACGCCGGCGGTATTTTAGGCGGCATATCGACCGGTCAGCCGGTGATCGCGCGATTTGCGATCAAGCCGACTTCCTCCATCCTTACCGAGCGGCGCTCGATTGATGCCGATGGCAACAATGTCGATATCCGCACCAAGGGCCGGCACGACCCCTGCGTCGGCATCCGGGCCGTGCCTATCGGCGAAGCCATGGTCGCCTGCGCCATCGCCGACCACTACCTGCGCGACCGCGGCCAGACCGGCCGGCTGAAATAG
- a CDS encoding DUF1344 domain-containing protein — MRFFVATLLATASFLSPISSFAESADVEATIKKVDMSSLSLTLDDGKTYQAPEEFNFDGLKAGVKVVIFYTEVDGKRVINDLDIVQ, encoded by the coding sequence ATGCGTTTTTTTGTTGCCACGCTGCTGGCCACAGCAAGTTTCCTGTCGCCCATCAGCAGCTTTGCGGAAAGCGCCGACGTCGAAGCGACCATCAAGAAAGTCGACATGAGCAGCCTCAGCCTGACACTCGATGACGGCAAGACATACCAGGCGCCCGAGGAGTTCAACTTCGATGGGCTGAAGGCCGGTGTGAAAGTGGTGATCTTCTACACGGAAGTCGACGGCAAGCGGGTGATCAACGACCTCGATATCGTGCAGTGA
- a CDS encoding D-alanyl-D-alanine carboxypeptidase family protein: MKRLLAAFLAVTLAVSAPIAAMAGSASLILDARTGKVLASENGDVLNHPASLTKMMTLYLTFEALNRGKITWDTPIVMSKYASSRPPTKLGVKAGGTITVREAVYGMIVKSANDAAAAVGETLAGSESNFARVMTQKARQLGMNRTVFYNASGLPDKRQVTTARDMSTLGVALLKHYPREYRLFSMTAFTFRGKTIRGHNNLMVRYQGMDGIKTGYTNASGFNLVSAVRDGNRRVVGVVLGGRTARSRDAQMAALLDKYLGRASSGGRLLASVGAKQPVEVASAADADAPLAAAAPRSEAETGTAPFALGYSDTAAVPLERPAALEEMANAGKPQPSIRGWQIQISAAPSADAARALLAQAKSAGGTALKSATPYTEAFGAGANAIYRASFVGFESEQAATAACEALKKRSYDCVLLANQG, from the coding sequence ATGAAAAGGTTGTTGGCCGCATTTCTAGCTGTGACGCTTGCCGTTTCGGCACCGATCGCGGCCATGGCCGGCAGCGCCTCCCTCATCCTCGATGCCCGGACAGGCAAGGTTCTCGCGTCCGAGAACGGTGATGTGCTGAACCACCCGGCGTCGCTCACCAAGATGATGACGCTCTACCTCACCTTCGAGGCGCTGAACCGCGGCAAGATCACTTGGGACACGCCGATCGTCATGTCGAAATACGCATCCAGCCGCCCGCCGACAAAGCTCGGCGTGAAGGCGGGCGGAACGATCACCGTGCGCGAAGCCGTCTATGGGATGATCGTTAAATCCGCGAATGATGCCGCGGCCGCGGTGGGCGAAACGCTCGCAGGCTCCGAAAGCAACTTCGCCCGCGTAATGACGCAGAAGGCCCGTCAGCTCGGCATGAACCGTACCGTCTTTTATAACGCTTCCGGCCTGCCGGATAAGCGGCAGGTGACGACGGCCCGCGACATGTCCACCCTTGGCGTTGCGCTGCTCAAACACTATCCGAGGGAATACCGGCTCTTTTCGATGACGGCGTTCACCTTCCGCGGCAAAACCATCCGCGGACATAACAACCTGATGGTTCGCTACCAGGGTATGGACGGCATCAAAACGGGTTACACGAACGCCTCCGGTTTCAATCTCGTGAGCGCCGTGCGCGATGGCAACCGCCGCGTCGTCGGCGTCGTTCTCGGCGGCCGCACGGCCCGCAGCCGCGATGCCCAGATGGCCGCACTACTCGACAAGTATCTCGGCCGCGCTTCTAGCGGCGGCAGGCTGCTTGCAAGCGTCGGCGCCAAGCAGCCGGTCGAAGTCGCCTCAGCCGCCGATGCGGATGCACCGCTTGCAGCCGCCGCGCCACGAAGCGAAGCTGAAACCGGCACCGCACCTTTCGCGCTCGGTTACTCTGACACCGCAGCCGTTCCCTTGGAGCGTCCGGCAGCACTTGAGGAAATGGCCAATGCTGGCAAGCCGCAGCCGTCGATCCGCGGCTGGCAGATCCAGATTTCCGCCGCTCCAAGCGCCGACGCCGCCCGTGCGCTGCTTGCGCAGGCAAAGTCCGCAGGCGGCACGGCGCTGAAATCCGCAACGCCCTATACGGAAGCCTTCGGCGCCGGCGCCAACGCCATCTACCGCGCCAGCTTCGTCGGGTTCGAAAGCGAGCAGGCCGCCACCGCCGCTTGCGAAGCCCTCAAGAAGCGCTCCTACGATTGCGTGCTGCTCGCCAACCAAGGCTAA
- a CDS encoding polysaccharide deacetylase family protein — MHRLWKSRAKRIAITGGLEAAHLIAALRLMRSARGRGAIFTLHHVRPHEPHAFEPNAHLEITPEFLDAALTRLAHDGYRFVALDEIPALLYGRAGEQPFAAFTLDDGYRNNLVHAYPIFEKHAAPFTVFVAKGLTERTHTIWWETLAAVLRKAGKVHFDFGGGEENITLFTLADQHAAFSRLAAHVHGTDEASAVAKIDALARHHEIDPAELVDDLVMGAAELNLLDASPLASIGAHTVSHRALARLPEAEAREEIALSADHVEAITGKRPQTFAFPYGTPEAASRREAAIAAELRFKVAVTTRPGVMRPDLPGSTTYLPRLSLNGFYQKPRYVSALASGIPLKLMGR; from the coding sequence ATGCACAGGCTGTGGAAAAGTCGCGCGAAACGGATCGCCATTACCGGCGGGCTCGAAGCTGCGCATCTCATCGCTGCTCTCCGGCTCATGCGCAGCGCGCGCGGGCGCGGCGCGATCTTCACCCTCCATCATGTCAGGCCGCACGAGCCGCATGCTTTCGAGCCGAATGCACACCTCGAAATCACGCCGGAATTTCTCGATGCGGCGCTGACGCGGCTTGCGCATGACGGGTACCGTTTCGTCGCGCTGGACGAGATTCCGGCATTGCTTTACGGACGGGCCGGCGAGCAGCCCTTCGCAGCCTTTACCCTGGACGACGGCTACCGCAACAACCTCGTTCACGCCTATCCGATCTTCGAGAAGCACGCGGCACCCTTTACCGTATTCGTGGCAAAGGGCCTGACGGAGCGCACGCACACGATCTGGTGGGAGACGCTTGCCGCCGTTTTGCGGAAGGCCGGAAAGGTCCACTTCGATTTCGGCGGAGGCGAAGAGAACATCACGCTTTTCACATTGGCCGATCAGCATGCCGCATTCTCGCGGTTAGCAGCCCATGTCCACGGCACCGACGAGGCCTCGGCGGTTGCGAAGATCGATGCGCTCGCCCGTCACCATGAAATCGATCCGGCCGAACTCGTCGACGATCTCGTGATGGGCGCGGCGGAACTCAATCTTCTCGACGCAAGCCCCCTCGCCTCCATCGGCGCCCATACGGTCAGCCACCGCGCGCTTGCGCGGCTTCCGGAAGCCGAAGCACGGGAGGAAATAGCGCTTTCCGCCGACCATGTAGAGGCGATTACCGGCAAACGGCCGCAAACCTTCGCATTCCCATATGGCACACCCGAAGCAGCAAGCCGTCGCGAGGCGGCAATCGCAGCCGAACTCAGGTTCAAGGTCGCGGTGACGACCCGGCCGGGTGTCATGCGGCCGGACCTGCCCGGCAGCACCACCTATCTGCCGCGGCTTTCTCTCAATGGCTTTTACCAGAAGCCGCGCTATGTCTCGGCACTCGCCTCCGGCATTCCGCTGAAGCTGATGGGCCGTTAA
- the fabI gene encoding enoyl-ACP reductase FabI, which yields MAQATGLMSGKRGVIMGVANNRSIAWGIAKAIHTQGAEIAFTYQGDALKKRVEPLAAELGGVLAGHCDVSDEASIDAVFENIEKMWGKIDFVVHAIGFSDKDELTGRYVDTSPDNFSKTMQISVYSFTSVARRAEKLMTEGGSLLTLTYYGAEKVMPNYNVMGVAKAALEASVKYLAVDLGPKNIRVNAISAGPIKTLAASGIGDFRYILKWNEYNAPLRRTVTIEDVGDVGLYMLSDLSRSVTGEVHHADSGYHVIGMKAVDAPDISVIKD from the coding sequence ATGGCTCAAGCAACAGGCCTCATGTCAGGCAAGCGTGGCGTCATCATGGGCGTCGCCAACAATCGTTCGATTGCGTGGGGCATTGCCAAAGCCATTCATACACAGGGCGCCGAAATTGCCTTTACATATCAGGGAGATGCCCTGAAAAAACGCGTCGAGCCTCTGGCTGCCGAACTTGGCGGCGTACTCGCCGGCCACTGTGACGTCAGTGATGAAGCGAGCATCGATGCGGTTTTCGAGAACATCGAAAAGATGTGGGGCAAGATCGATTTCGTCGTTCACGCGATCGGCTTTTCGGACAAGGACGAGCTGACCGGCCGCTACGTCGATACTTCTCCGGACAATTTTTCCAAGACGATGCAGATTTCCGTCTACTCGTTCACGTCCGTCGCACGCCGCGCCGAGAAACTCATGACCGAGGGCGGCTCGCTGCTGACGCTCACCTATTACGGCGCCGAGAAGGTCATGCCGAACTACAATGTCATGGGCGTTGCAAAGGCTGCGCTCGAAGCGAGCGTCAAGTACCTCGCCGTCGATCTCGGACCGAAGAACATCCGTGTCAATGCGATTTCGGCAGGCCCGATCAAGACGCTGGCAGCCTCCGGCATCGGCGATTTCCGCTATATCCTGAAGTGGAACGAATATAACGCTCCGCTCCGCCGCACCGTCACCATCGAAGACGTCGGCGATGTTGGCCTTTACATGCTGTCTGACCTCTCGCGTTCGGTCACCGGCGAAGTACACCACGCCGACAGCGGTTATCATGTGATCGGCATGAAGGCGGTAGACGCGCCGGATATTTCAGTTATCAAGGACTGA